A window from Malania oleifera isolate guangnan ecotype guangnan chromosome 7, ASM2987363v1, whole genome shotgun sequence encodes these proteins:
- the LOC131159408 gene encoding auxin response factor 2B — protein MVSSEVSAKGNCGNGRGESFSSGYSEPNDGGIGRDGPRGHSAAEKDSETALYTELWHACAGPLVTVPRKGEHVFYFPQGHIEQVEASTNQVADQQLPVYDLPSKILCRVINVQLKAEADTDEVFAQVTLLPAPNQNENSIEKEPSPPPPPRFHVHSFCKTLTASDTSTHGGFSVLRRHADECLPPLDMSRQPPTQELVAKDLHGNEWRFRHIFRGQPRRHLLQSGWSVFVSSKRLVAGDAFIFLRGENGELRVGVRRAMRQQGNVPSSVISSHSMHLGVLATAWHAISTGTMFTVYYKPRTSPAEFIVPYEQYMESLKNSYSIGMRFKMRFEGEEAPEQRFTGTIVGIEDADPNRWRDSKWRCLKVRWDETSSIPRPDRVSPWKIEPAVTPPLNSLPVPRPKRPRTNMVPSSPDSSALTREGSSKVTVDPSPASGFARVLQGQEFSTLRSTFAESNDSDSTEKPAAWRPPSDDEKIDAVSTSRRYGSENWMPLMRSEPTYTDLLSGFGGHTDSSHGFCPSFVDPSAAGANLMKKHLPPDQEGKYGLVANPWSVMSSGLSLNLLESSSKVTVLGGDVPYQARGNVRYGEFSEYSILNGHRVEQQQGNWLMRPPSSVSHLENPAHSGEPMLVQKNEPLKSKDGNCKLFGIPLISNRVPPEPTMSHRNMTNELASHMHLASHQSHSHESEQKSEQSKGLKPLDNPITVSDQDKSLQACQPVTRDVQGKVQGGSTRSCTKVHKQGIALGRSVDLTKFNNYEELISELDQLFEFGGELMGSQKNWMIVYTDDEGDMMLVGDDPWLEFCSMVRKIFIYTREEVQRMNPGSLSSKGQENPAASESMDGKDAKCPSPPLAGVQENCSV, from the exons GGTACAGCGAGCCTAACGACGGTGGAATTGGCAGGGACGGGCCGAGAGGTCACTCCGCTGCCGAAAAAG ATTCCGAAACTGCCCTTTACACGGAACTCTGGCACGCGTGCGCCGGTCCTCTCGTCACTGTGCCCCGCAAGGGAGAGCACGTCTTCTATTTTCCTCAGGGACACATCGAGCAG GTTGAGGCGTCGACAAATCAGGTCGCGGATCAGCAGCTACCAGTTTATGATCTTCCGTCGAAGATCCTTTGCCGTGTGATCAACGTCCAGTTGAAG GCCGAAGCGGACACTGACGAGGTGTTTGCGCAAGTGACTTTGCTTCCTGCGCCTAAC CAAAATGAGAACTCGATAGAGAAGGAACCTTCTCCGCCTCCTCCGCCACGCTTTCATGTGCATTCTTTCTGTAAAACCTTGACAGCGTCGGATACTAGCACCCATGGTGGGTTTTCCGTGCTGAGACGGCATGCAGATGAATGCCTTCCCCCATTG GATATGTCTCGGCAGCCTCCAACTCAGGAGTTAGTAGCAAAGGATTTGCATGGAAATGAGTGGCGATTTCGGCATATCTTTCGGG GTCAACCTCGAAGGCACTTGCTTCAGAGTGGTTGGAGTGTGTTTGTCAGCTCCAAAAGACTTGTTGCTGGGGATGCCTTCATATTTCTCAG GGGTGAGAATGGGGAGCTACGAGTTGGAGTAAGACGTGCCATGAGACAGCAGGGTAATGTTCCATCATCAGTGATATCCAGTCACAGCATGCATCTTGGTGTTCTTGCAACTGCTTGGCATGCTATCTCAACAGGAACAATGTTCACTGTTTATTACAAGCCGAG GACAAGTCCTGCTGAGTTTATTGTTCCATATGAGCAGTACATGGAGTCTTTAAAGAACAGCTACTCTATAGGGATGAGGTTTAAAATGAGGTTTGAAGGTGAAGAAGCTCCAGAGCAGAG GTTTACTGGCACAATAGTTGGGATTGAAGATGCTGATCCCAACAGATGGCGAGACTCAAAATGGAGATGCCTCAAG GTGAGATGGGATGAGACTTCATCTATTCCTCGACCTGACAGAGTATCACCCTGGAAAATAGAACCTGCTGTGACTCCTCCACTGAATTCGCTTCCAGTTCCCAGGCCAAAGAGGCCTCGGACAAACATGGTGCCTTCATCCCCTGACTCTTCTGCTCTTACTCGGGAAG GTTCATCTAAAGTAACTGTGGACCCTTCACCAGCAAGTGGGTTTGCAAGGGTCTTGCAAGGTCAAGAATTCTCGACCTTGAGAAGCACTTTTGCAGAGAGTAATGATTCTGACTCTACCGAAAAGCCTGCTGCATGGAGACCTCCTTCAGATGATGAGAAGATTGACGCAGTTTCTACGTCACGAAGATATGGATCAGAGAATTGGATGCCCTTAATGAGGAGTGAACCTACTTATACGGACCTGCTGTCAGGTTTTGGTGGGCATACCGATTCCTCTCATGGGTTCTGCCCGTCTTTTGTTGATCCAAGTGCAGCTGGTGCTAACCTGATGAAGAAACATTTACCGCCAGATCAGGAAGGGAAGTATGGCTTGGTTGCGAACCCATGGTCTGTCATGTCTTCAGGTCTCTCACTTAACTTGTTAGAATCTAGTTCAAAGGTTACTGTCCTAGGTGGTGATGTGCCTTATCAGGCACGGGGGAATGTTAGATATGGCGAGTTTAGTGAGTATTCCATTCTTAATGGTCATAGAGTTGAACAGCAACAAGGAAATTGGTTGATGCGTCCACCATCATCTGTGTCTCATCTTGAGAATCCTGCTCATTCAGGAGAGCCAATGTTGGTGCAGAAAAATGAACCGTTGAAGTCCAAGGATGGCAACTGCAAGCTCTTTGGTATCCCCCTCATTAGTAACCGTGTTCCGCCAGAGCCAACAATGTCCCATAGAAATATGACAAATGAATTAGCAAGTCATATGCATCTTGCATCACACCAATCTCATTCACATGAATCTGAGCAGAAGTCAGAACAATCAAAGGGCTTGAAACCATTAGATAATCCAATTACTGTCAGTGACCAGGATAAGTCACTCCAAGCTTGCCAGCCAGTTACAAGAGATGTTCAGGGCAAAGTTCAGGGCGGTTCAACCCGGAGTTGTACTAAG GTTCACAAGCAGGGGATTGCACTAGGTAGGTCTGTTGACCTGACCAAGTTCAACAACTATGAAGAATTGATTTCTGAATTGGATCAGTTGTTTGAGTTTGGCGGTGAATTGATGGGTTCGCAAAAGAACTGGATGATTGTATACACTGATGATGAGGGCGATATGATGCTCGTTGGAGATGATCCCTGGCT GGAGTTTTGTAGCATGGTTCGCAAAATTTTTATCTACACTAGGGAGGAGGTCCAGAGGATGAACCCAGGGTCCTTAAGCTCGAAAGGCCAGGAAAATCCTGCAGCTTCTGAAAGCATGGATGGAAAAGATGCAAAATGCCCGTCACCTCCTTTGGCAGGCGTTCAAGAGAACTGTTCGGTGTAA